The genomic DNA TGCGGGCTAGACTTAGCTCGAAGCTATCAAACTGAAAGCAAATGAAGGTCAGGATAGGATAGTTGGTGCCAGAACTCATGGCCGCACTTACGGCCGACTCCAGTCGCTCATCCAGAGAGCCCGGAAAGAGGTTTCGCTGCTCCAGAAGCTTGTGCATCTCCTGATGGGCATCCAATAGATAGAAAACATTGTACGAGTTGATGACGCAATCAATATAGtaaaacataaagaaaataGCCGACGCCACCATTCCAAGCTTCGACCAACTCTGTGTCATGCCACTGTACTTGTATAAGCTAAACAATATGTAGATGTTTGCCACGCTGGTCAGGTAATAGGTAAGGCACAGGCATAAAATTTGTAGTTCATAAATCTTCGACATGCCCTCGATCAGCGCCTGTACTTCGGACTGGGTTTGGGCGATTTCATCCAATCgatcggccaggaaacagcaTTTCGTGATAAAGACTCCATTTCGACGCTTCCGCATAGGTCCCAGAGATTGGGCCTCGCCGAGCAAAGCTCTCAGCTGCCTGTTAAGAAGTATGTAATGGCCGCGCGCATTTCCCAGTGCAAAGAAATACTGCGTTATAGCCACATTCATAATGGCGGTCACAGTCATTACACCCCAGATGCCAAGCAGCATTGAAATGGTGAGCTTATCCCACACCGTCAAAATGGCTACCAGAAACTGCATAATCTCGGCCACAGAGGCTACAAAGCACTTTGAGATGAAGCCACGGCGGCAGAGCCGCATAACCTCGGGGCTCTGCAGGAACAGGCGGCGAAAACAGCTGATGAGTCGTATATACCGACGACGATGATACCAGCGACTTGCCAAGGCAGCCAGAGCACAGGATACACGCAGCCATGAGACGATCATGAAGACACTTTGATGCAGCGAACTGATATCTTTCCACAGTTCAGACTTTATTTTGCTTGGCCCAAAGTGGTGCGCCAGAATGGATATCAAGAACAGGCTTGCAAATGCCGAATAGATGGTTGCTCTTCTCGTAACTCGCGTTCTACCCGTCTTTAAGTCGACCTCAAAGTTGAGCGTACCGGTAAAGCGTGCATATAGGTAGCTGATGCGCACCCAGAATTTCACTAGGTCTACCATTGCGAAACAATAAATGTGAACTGGTTTTGCCTGGACTGTACTTGGGCGGAGGCTAATGAACTGATGTTTGGCTGAGATCCATTAGGGAAAGTGATGAAAGCAAACTATCTGGAATCAGTCAATTTATTGAATGAGTTTAGGCTGTGGTGTATCCATGAACAGTACGTGCAGATCGTGAAATAGAGAAGCTTACCTGATAATTCGTTCAGATATATTCATAAAATAAGGACAACTTTGCACAAACATTTCATAGAAAAACTATTATTCCAATGGTTTCATTGTACTCCCCCCTACGCTTGTTACTCGACCACAGATGGATTGTGGTACCCCCACATGACCTACCCTCTGGGCGAAAGTCTGTGCAGAGTGTTAAACATCTTGCGTTGGCTTCTTGTTTGCAGTTTGATTCCACGGTTCATAGCTTGACAAACATGGCCCTGTTTCGAGAGGACAAAGATGTCAGCGACGACGaggctgaggatgaggatgaggctaaggatggtgctgctgatgttgcaccAGCGAAATTCTATGCCCGTAGAATGTTTACTCAACACTTATTTTTAGTGAAAAgcccgcagctgcagcagcatagCAGCGAGGTATAGGTATAACCCTCTCTGAAAGGCACACataactgaaactgaaacttcGACGTGCACTCGTCACTCCCCGTTCTCAAGTGCATATTAAACACAGCACAAGAAAGCGAGAGGAAGCCCCTCAGGTCCTCAGGTCGCCATCTGTGGCTGATGTCAGCGATGTCTCGAGAGTTTTGCCAAAGTGCCAAAGGCCATCCAACCAAAA from Drosophila subobscura isolate 14011-0131.10 chromosome E, UCBerk_Dsub_1.0, whole genome shotgun sequence includes the following:
- the LOC117891678 gene encoding putative gustatory receptor 59d → MVDLVKFWVRISYLYARFTGTLNFEVDLKTGRTRVTRRATIYSAFASLFLISILAHHFGPSKIKSELWKDISSLHQSVFMIVSWLRVSCALAALASRWYHRRRYIRLISCFRRLFLQSPEVMRLCRRGFISKCFVASVAEIMQFLVAILTVWDKLTISMLLGIWGVMTVTAIMNVAITQYFFALGNARGHYILLNRQLRALLGEAQSLGPMRKRRNGVFITKCCFLADRLDEIAQTQSEVQALIEGMSKIYELQILCLCLTYYLTSVANIYILFSLYKYSGMTQSWSKLGMVASAIFFMFYYIDCVINSYNVFYLLDAHQEMHKLLEQRNLFPGSLDERLESAFDSFELSLARNPLNLKCFGLFRLNRSSAFDVGNSILINSVLLIQYDMQNY